Proteins from a genomic interval of Maniola hyperantus chromosome 1, iAphHyp1.2, whole genome shotgun sequence:
- the LOC117981855 gene encoding lipase 1-like isoform X1, with protein sequence MWTRALLLTAALAALAALAAADDVEEDARLDVPALVRKYGYPLEEHEVETEDGYLLTAHRIPRAGGVPVLVVHGLMCSSADFLVLGPGRALGYLLADAGYDVWLANARGNHYSRRHRALDPDERSEQRFWRFSWDEIGERDLPALLERVRVVTGRRRVHYVGYSQGTTALLVLLALRPQYNARFLSFHALAPAAFVDYHDDARKDFLVRFESVLDTLAFRHGFGEVMPRSDAMTELGLRLCRDGARAQPLCARLVLGDGEYFNQTLLPVFLGHNPAGAGVRQILHYAQVQRFGRFARYNFDPLTNLARYGRARPPEYDMRRVRVPTHLHYAMSDRNSLYQNVMVLARHLGAHAALHRVPRHSFNHYDFIWGGDARAQVYDAVIAAMRAHDERASLH encoded by the exons CCGGCGCTGGTGCGCAAGTACGGCTACCCGCTGGAGGAGCACGAGGTGGAGACGGAGGACGGCTACCTGCTGACGGCGCACCGCATCCCGCGCGCGGGCGGCGTGCCCGTGCTCGTCGTGCACGGCCTCATGTGCTCGTCCGCCGACTTCCTGGTGCTGGGCCCGGGCCGCGCGCTCGGCTACCTGCTGGCCGACGCCGGCTACGACGTGTGGCTCGCCAACGCGCGCGGCAACCACTACTCGCGCCgccaccgcgcgctcgaccccGACGAGCGCAGCGAGCAGCGCTTCTGGCGCTTCAGCTGGGACGAGATCGGCGAGCGCGACCTGCCCGCGCTGCTGGAGCGCGTGCGCGTCGTCACCGGCCGCCGCCGCGTGCACTACGTGGGCTACTCGCAGGGCACCACAGCGCTGCTCGTGCTGCTGGCGCTGCGCCCGCAGTACAACGCGCGCTTCCTGTCCTTCCACGCGCTGGCGCCCGCCGCCTTCGTCGACTACCACGACGACGCCCGCAAGGACTTCCTGGTGCGCTTCGAGAGCGTGCTCGAC ACGCTGGCGTTCCGGCACGGCTTCGGCGAGGTGATGCCGCGCAGCGACGCCATGACGGAGCTGGGCCTGCGCCTGTGCCGCGACGGCGCGCGCGCGCAGCCGCTGTGCGCGCGCCTCGTGCTGGGCGACGGCGAGTACTTCAACCAG ACGCTGCTGCCGGTGTTCCTGGGCCACAACCCGGCGGGCGCGGGCGTGCGCCAGATCCTGCACTACGCGCAGGTGCAGCGCTTCGGCCGCTTCGCGCGCTACAACTTCGACCCGCTCACCAACCTGGCGCGCTACGGGCGCGCGCGCCCGCCCGAGTACGACATGCGGCGCGTGCGCGTGCCCACGCACCTGCACTACGCCATGAGCGACCGCAACTCGCTGTACCAGAACGTGATGGTGCTGGCGCGCCACCTGGGCGCGCACGCCGCGCTGCACCGCGTGCCGCGCCACAGCTTCAACCACTACGACTTCATCTGGGGCGGCGACGCGCGCGCGCAGGTCTACGACGCCGTCATAGCCGCCATGCGCGCGCACGACGAGCGAGCCTCGTTGCATTAG
- the LOC117981855 gene encoding lipase 1-like isoform X2, with amino-acid sequence MCSSADFLVLGPGRALGYLLADAGYDVWLANARGNHYSRRHRALDPDERSEQRFWRFSWDEIGERDLPALLERVRVVTGRRRVHYVGYSQGTTALLVLLALRPQYNARFLSFHALAPAAFVDYHDDARKDFLVRFESVLDTLAFRHGFGEVMPRSDAMTELGLRLCRDGARAQPLCARLVLGDGEYFNQTLLPVFLGHNPAGAGVRQILHYAQVQRFGRFARYNFDPLTNLARYGRARPPEYDMRRVRVPTHLHYAMSDRNSLYQNVMVLARHLGAHAALHRVPRHSFNHYDFIWGGDARAQVYDAVIAAMRAHDERASLH; translated from the exons ATGTGCTCGTCCGCCGACTTCCTGGTGCTGGGCCCGGGCCGCGCGCTCGGCTACCTGCTGGCCGACGCCGGCTACGACGTGTGGCTCGCCAACGCGCGCGGCAACCACTACTCGCGCCgccaccgcgcgctcgaccccGACGAGCGCAGCGAGCAGCGCTTCTGGCGCTTCAGCTGGGACGAGATCGGCGAGCGCGACCTGCCCGCGCTGCTGGAGCGCGTGCGCGTCGTCACCGGCCGCCGCCGCGTGCACTACGTGGGCTACTCGCAGGGCACCACAGCGCTGCTCGTGCTGCTGGCGCTGCGCCCGCAGTACAACGCGCGCTTCCTGTCCTTCCACGCGCTGGCGCCCGCCGCCTTCGTCGACTACCACGACGACGCCCGCAAGGACTTCCTGGTGCGCTTCGAGAGCGTGCTCGAC ACGCTGGCGTTCCGGCACGGCTTCGGCGAGGTGATGCCGCGCAGCGACGCCATGACGGAGCTGGGCCTGCGCCTGTGCCGCGACGGCGCGCGCGCGCAGCCGCTGTGCGCGCGCCTCGTGCTGGGCGACGGCGAGTACTTCAACCAG ACGCTGCTGCCGGTGTTCCTGGGCCACAACCCGGCGGGCGCGGGCGTGCGCCAGATCCTGCACTACGCGCAGGTGCAGCGCTTCGGCCGCTTCGCGCGCTACAACTTCGACCCGCTCACCAACCTGGCGCGCTACGGGCGCGCGCGCCCGCCCGAGTACGACATGCGGCGCGTGCGCGTGCCCACGCACCTGCACTACGCCATGAGCGACCGCAACTCGCTGTACCAGAACGTGATGGTGCTGGCGCGCCACCTGGGCGCGCACGCCGCGCTGCACCGCGTGCCGCGCCACAGCTTCAACCACTACGACTTCATCTGGGGCGGCGACGCGCGCGCGCAGGTCTACGACGCCGTCATAGCCGCCATGCGCGCGCACGACGAGCGAGCCTCGTTGCATTAG